GGGTGAACTTGAACTCCCAGGTGCCGGCCGCCGGCAGCTGGAACTCGCTGATCGCGTGGTTGTCGGCGACGCGGAGCATGGGTACGTCGATCGGCTCGATCCCGGCGGCCGGGAGCGCCGCGGTGGTGGTCCACTCCTCCGCCTTGAGCAGGTTCGTGGTGCCGGGCTCGTACGCGTACAGGTGCATCGAGTTACTGCCGACCTTGGCCGGGTCCAGCTCGACCTGCAGCGTGTAGAGCGGGCTGTCGACCAGCACGGAGAAGTAGCCCTGGTCGGTCAGCGCCGCGTTCTCCGACTCGGTGCGCGCCGGCGTCTGCTGGACCAGCACGGACGTGAGGCCGAGCACGACCACGGTGATCGCCAGTTCGGCCCAGACCGCGGTCCGGATCCGCCCGGGGTTCTCCGTGGTGACCCGCTTGCGGACCAGCGACCGGGAGTACGCGGCGATGCCGACCACGGCCGCGAACAACGCGGTCTTGGCGAGGATGAACCGGCCGTAGGTGGTGCCGGTGAGCGCGGCCGGCGTGCCGATCTCGATGAGCGCGTTGACCACGCCGGCCAGCAGCAGCGCGCTGACCGCGAGCGCGGCCCACCGGGACCAGATCGGCAGGATCGCGCCGAGCTCGCGCTCGCTGGCCTGGCGCAGCAGGAAGCCGACCAGCATGACCAGGCCGCCGAGCCAGACCGCCATGCTGACCAGGTGCACCGCGTCGACCACCACGGAGACGGCTGCGACCGGTGAGGCGGACGGGTGGCCGGTGAGCGGCCAGGTGAAGACCGCGGCGGTGCCGAGCGCGGCGAGCACGATCAGGTCGACCATGTTCTCGCCGCTGCGGCCGCCGTCGCCGCGCTCCGCGAGGATCGGCCGGAGCATGATGGCGATCGCGGCGAGCAGGCCGAGCCGCACCAGCAGCGCGGTGCCGAACGCGCTGGCGACCACGTCGCCGAGACCGCCGGCGTCCAGGATGTTCCCGCCGCTGGTGTACGGCGCCTGTAGGTAGAGCGCGGCGAGCGTACTGAACGCGACCAGGCCGAGGCCGGCGCGCACCAGCCGGGCCGGTACGCGGCGGCTGAGCCGGGCCGGCCAGAGGAACAGCAGCACCAGGACCGGGCCGACGACCAGGACGAGTCCGGCGTACCCGAGGAACTTGACGACCGGGATGGTGTTCTTCACCACCGGGTCGGTCTCGTCGCCGTCGTCGGTGAGCGCGGGCACCGCGGACGTGGCGCCGACCGAGAACGTGAACGCGCCGCTCACCGGGTGACTGTCCGCCGAGATGACCCGATAGCTGACCAGGTACGTACCGCGCTGGTCCGCGGTGATCGGGATGATCAGCGTCGAGCCCTCCGCGCGCGGGTCACCGCCGACCCGGTCGCCGTTCGGCGCGATCACCTGGATCTTGCCGCTGACCGGGCTGACCCCCTCGCTGAAGGTGAGCTTCACGTCACCCGGTGCGGTCTGGACCACGGACTGGGTGGCGGGCGTGGTGCGCTGCAGGACGGCGTGCGCGCTGGCCGGGCTCGCCGGTCCGACGAACACCGCGAGCGCGCCCAGGACGAGCGCGGCGAGCACGGCCCAGCGACGTCTTCTCTCGGCAGTCATGCCGGACATGCTCTCCCACGGATGTGGCAGTGATCGCCGGTGGTCGGCGTGGCGTGTTTCGCACCTACCGTTCCGGCCCCAAATATAGGACCAAAACCGGCAAATCGCGGGGGGCGGAGGGGCATGCCGAGTTGGTCGGGCGACCGGCCCGGATAGTTCCCGGCGATCACGGGACCTTCGCCCGTACCCGTGCGGTCCCCGCCGCGTCACCGTGAGCACGGAACCGGGCGACGGCTCGGACCGACCAAGGGAGGTGGACTTCTCTGTGCAGGATCGAGCCGGACCCTGGGCCGGACTCGTCGCCCGGCTCGGGCTGGCGGCCGTCTGGCTCTACGCCGGCGGCGCCAAGGTCGGTGATCTGGCCGGGTCGGCGCGCGCCGTCAACGCGTACCAGCTGCTGCCCTTCGACGTCGCCCAGGTGATCGGTGCGATGCTGCCGTTCGTCGAGGTCGCGGTTGGGCTGCTGCTGCTGGCCGGGCTCGCGACCCGGGTCTCGGCCGTGGTGTCCGCGCTGCTGCTGATGGTCTTCGTCGCCGGCATCGCCAGCGCGTGGGCACGCGGCCTGCAGATCGACTGCGGATGCTTCGGCAGCGGCGGGCAGCTCGCCGCCGGGGAGAGCCCCACCTACGGCTGGGAGATCGCGCGGGACGTCGGGTTCGTGCTCCTGGCCGGCTACCTGATCGTCCGTCCCGACTCCAGATTCTCCGTCGACCGCTACCTGACGAGGTAAACGCGCATGAGCTCACGAAAAGACCAGAAGCAGGCGAACCGGATGGTACGCGAGCAGCTCGCCAAGGAGCAGCGCCGCCGGACCACGCTGTGGACCTCGGTGGCCGCCGCCGCGGTGCTGCTCGTCGCCGGCATCGCCGGGTACGGCATCTTCGCCGCCCAGCGCTCCGGCGAGGTGGTCACGCCGGCCGCCGCGACCGCGGACGGCACCGGCTTCGCCATCGGCAACGGGTCCGTCACCATCGACATCTACGAGGACTTCATGTGCCCGGCCTGCGGCCAGTTCGAGAGCGAGGCCGCCTCGACCGTCGACCGGCTGGTGGACGAGGGCAAGGTCACGGTGGTCTACCACCCGATCTCGATCCTGGACCGCTACTCCAACGGCACGAACTACTCCACCCGCGCGTCCGGCGCCGCGGCCTGCGCGGCCGACGGGGGCAAGTTCACCGAATACCACAAGACGCTCTTCGACAACCGGCCCGAGGAGGGCACCTCCGGCCTCGACGACGCGAAGCTGATCTCACTCGGCACCACGCTGGGTCTGGGGGACGACTTCACGCGGTGCGTCGAGGACGGAAGATACAAGACGTGGAGCGCACAGATCACGGACCGGGCGAGCGAGCGCGGGGTCACCGGCACGCCCACCGTCTACGTCGCCGGAACCGTGCTCAAGGACCGTTCCGCGGCCGGCCTGACCAGCGCGGTCGAGGCGGCCGTCAAGTAGGCCGGCCGGCGGCGGGCCGGCTGGCGGCCGCGGTCGTGGCCGGCGTGCTGCTCGCGCCGGTCCCGGCCGGACCCGCGCTCGCGCACGGGGCGGACGCGCCGGCCGGCACGAACTACCGCGCCCGGCTCACCGGCGTCTCACCGGCCGTGCCGGGCGTCCGGCTGCGCGTCATCGAGGCCGGCGCCCGGCTCGAGCTGACCAACACCGGCCGCCGCGAGATCGAGGTGCTCGGCTACCAGGGCGAGCCCTACCTGCGGATCGGGCCGGACGGGGTCTGGGAGAACGTCAACTCCGCGGCCACCTACCTCAACGCCAGCATCGCCACCTCCGCGACCGTGCCGGCCACCGCCGGGCCCACCGTGCCGCCGTCGTGGCGCCGCGTCTCCGACCGGCCGGCCGCCCGCTGGCACGACCACCGCACGTACTGGATGAGCGAGGAGCAACCGCCCGCGGTCGCCGCGGACCCCACCCGGACCCAGCGGGTACGGGACTGGACCGTCGACCTCCGCGACGGCGTCACACCGATCACCGCGACCGGCACGCTCGACTGGGTGCCGCCGCCCTACGCCGGCGGCTGGTGGGCCGCGGTGGTCCTGGTCGCGGCCGCGGTGGCCGCGCTCGGCCTGCTGCACGGCCGGGCGGCACGGTGGCCGATGGCCGCGGTGTCCGCGCTCGCCGGGGTGGCCGCGCTCGCCTACACCGTCGGGCGCGAGATCGACGCGGGCAACGACACGCTCGGCACCGCGCTCCCCGCGCTGCTGTCCACCCAGCTGTGGCCCGCGCTCACCGGCGCCGGCGCGCTGGCCGCCGCGGCCGTCGCCGTCGCCCGGCGACCGGCCGCGGACTTCGCGCTCGCGCTGGCCGGCGTCTGCACCGGCGTCTTCGTCGGCCTCGCGAACGCGGGCGCCCTGCTCAACTCCGTCGTGCCGGCCCCGTGGCCGCCGACCGTGGCCCGGGTGCTGGCCGTGGTCGCGCTCGCGGGCGGCTTCGGTCTCACCGCCGCCGCCGTGCTGCGCATGCGCGCCACCGCGCTCGCCGCCACCGCCGATCCCGCCGGCTCCGGCGACGCTCCCGACGGCTCCTCCCCCGCCGGCGGTTCCGCTCCCGACGGCGGCCGCTCCGCCGCCCAAAACCAGTCCGCCACCGGGGGCCGGGACGCCACCGGGGGCCGGGACGCGGCCCGCCCACGCCCGCGCCGCGCACCGCTGACCCTCAAGGCGGCGCTGGAAGAGCAGCCCGACGACGACCGACCATGACGTAGCCGGCGTGGGCCTCGGCCGCGAGGACGGATCTCCGGCACCCCGGCGACCGGCGCCGCCTCCGAGAGACCTCGGGCGCGAAGCCCGCGACCGGCGGTGTGCGGGACCGGAGGCGCGCGGCCGGCGTGCGGGACGCGGGACGCGCGGTTCGTGGTGACCGCCCACCCGACCGGAAGGGAGGCCGCCCGCGGCCGACCGGTGCCCGCGGGAGCATGCGGGCCGCACCACGCCGGAAGCGGGAAGATCCGCATCTGCTCTCAGGGTGCGGGCACCGAGAAGCCGTAGGGCAGTTCGAGGCGGTGGGCGGCCAGGAGCGCGGTGTCGGCGAGGAGCGTGCGGGTCGGCGCGTCCGCGGTGATGCGGCCGGCGTCGAGGATGACCGCGCGGTCGCAGAGTTCGAGCGCGTACGGCAGGTCGTGGGTGACCATCAGGACCGTGACCGGCAGGCTCCGCAGGATGTCCGCGAGTTCGCGGCGGGAGGCCGGGTCGAGGTTGGAGCTGGGCTCGTCGAGCACCAGGATCTCCGGGCGCATGGCGAGGACCGTGGCGACCGCGACCCGGCGGCGCTGGCCGAAGCTCAGGTGGTGCGGGATGCGGTCGCGGTGCTCACGCATGCCGACCGCGTCCAGCGCCTCGTCGACGCGCCGCTGGAGGTCGGCGCCGCGCAGGCCGAGGTTCGCCGGGCCGAACGCGACGTCCTCCGCGACCGTGGGCAGGAACAACTGGTCGTCCGGGTCCTGGAAGACCACGCCGACCCGGCGGCGGATCTCGGTGAGCGTGGTGCGGTCGCGGGTGACGGTCAGGCCGCCGACCGTGACCGTGCCGGTGCCACCGCCGAGGATGCCGTTGAGGTGCAGCACCAGCGTGGTCTTGCCGGCGCCGTTCGGGCCGAGCAGCGCGACCCGTTCACCGCGTGCGACGCGCAGCGTGACGCCGTCCAGCGCGCGGTGGCCGTCGGGGTAGGCGAACGTGACGTCGCGGACGTCCAGGCTCGGGGCTTCGGTCATAGGAGGATGGTCGCGCCGACCGCGATCCCGGCCGCCACCAGGGGTACGGTCGCGGCCGCCGCCCACTGCGCCACGCTCGCACCGCCGCCGTCGGCCTGCGGCAGGCTGCCGGTGTATCCGCGGGACAGCATCGCCAGGTAGACCCGCTCGCCGCGCTCGAACGCGCGCAGGAACAGCGCGCCCACGCCGGACGCGAAGCCGCGCAACTGCCACAGGAACCGGGGGTCGTCGCCGCGGGCCAGCCGGGCGGTGCGCATGCGCCGCGCCTCGTCCACGAGCACGTCCAGGTAGCGCAGCATGAACGTGGCGATCTGGGTGAGCACCGGCGGGCAGCGCAGCCGGTCCAGGCCGACGATGATGTCCCGGGTGCTGGTGGTCGCGGCCAGGATCAGCGCGACCAGCACGCCGAGCGTGCCCTTGACCAGCAGGTTGAAGCCGCCGTAGAGCCCTTCCACGGACAGCTGCAGGCCGTGCCACTCGATCCGGTCACCCGCGACCACGAACGGCATCAGCACGGCCAGCAGCACGAACGGTGCCTCCACCAGACTGCGCCGGGCCAGCCAGCCGGCCGGGACCCGCGCGGTCGCCGCGAGCGCGACCACGACCAGCGCGTGGACCGCGAACGCCCAGACCGCCTCGCGCGGCGTCGCCACCACCGCGACCGTGATCGCGACGGTCGCGGCGATCTTCACCTCGGGCGCGAGGCGGTGGATCGGGCTCACCGCCGGCTGCGCCTCAGCGCCCAGAAGATGCCGCCGGTGACGGCGAAGACCAGCAGCACGCCGACGACGCCGGACAGGCCGGTCGACAGGTACGCGTTGTCGATCCCCGCGACGCCGTAGTCGGCCAGCGGGCTGTCCGCCAGCTCGTGCTCCTTGGCGCCCTGGGCCATGCACGTACCGCCGGTGATCTCGCCGTCCGCGTTCGTCGTGCACCCGCGGGTCGAGGCGGAGTCCAGACCGTCCGGCGCGGACGACGCGAAACTGCTCACCACGCCGGCCAGCAACAGCGCGGTCAGCAGACCGGCCAGGACGAACTTCCTCATGCCACCGCTCCGATCCTCGGCTTGACCGAACGCAGCGCGTAGACCAGGTCGGGGCGGACCCGGGCGACCGTCGCGACCGTGGCCGCGCTGATCAGTCCCTCGCCGACGCCGATCAGCACGTGCGTGCCGGCCATCGCCGCGGCCACGCCGGTCAGCCCGACGCCGGACAGCTCGGTCGCGCCGCCCAGCGCGTACTGCAGCACGAAGCTCTGCGACGCCGCCACCACGCTCACCACGGACGCGACGAACACCGAGACCGACAACCCGGTGGGGGTACGCGGCAGCACGCGCAGCAGCAGCACGGTGACCCCGAACGCGACCGCGGTGGAGACCAGCCCCATGTTCGTGATGTTCGGTCCCAGCGCCGTGATGCCACCGTCCGCGAAGAACAGCGCCTGCGCCGTGATCACGATCGTCACGCACAGCGCACCCACCCACGGCCCGACCAGGATCGCCGCGAGCGCGCCGCCGAGCAGGTGCCCGCTCACGCCCGGCAGCACCGGGAAGTTGAGCATCTGCACCGCGAAGATGAACGCCGCGACCAGCCCGGCCATCGGCACCAGCCGGTCCTCGAGATCGCGCCGGCCGTTGGCCAGGCACACCGCGATCGCGACGGCGGCCAGCACGGCATAGGCGACGGAGACGGGCCCGTTGAGGACACCGTTCGATATGTGCAGGGCCTCAACGTCCATGAGTGCCGCTTCCCTCCTCGGGTCGCGCTCAGACTATTGGCCACCACCTCTAGTTGCCAAGAAGTTGCAACTGTCACGTTCGGCACCGCCGGTAGGGTTGACCCCATGACCGAAGCCATCCGCCTCACCGCCGGTGACCCCGCACCCACGTTCACCCTGCCGACCGACACCGGCGACCAGCTGTCCCTGGCGGACCTGCGCGGACGCAAGGTCATCCTGTACGTCTACCCCAGCGCCATGACCCCCGGCTGCACCAAGCAGGCCTGCGACTTCCGCGACTCGCTGGCCTCACTCACCGCCGCCGGATACGAGGTCGTCGGCATCTCCCCCGACACCCCCGCGAAGCTGGCGAAGTTCCGCGAGCACGACGCGCTGACCTTCCCGCTGGTCTCCGACCCGGACAAGCAGGTGCTGACCGCGTACGGCGCCTACGGCGAGAAGAAGCTCTACGGCAAGACCGTCGTCGGCGTCATCCGCTCCACCTTCGTCATCGACGAGGAGGGCCGCATCGACCGCGCCCTCTACAACGTCAAGGCCACCGGCCACGTCGCCAAGCTCCGCAAGGACCTGGGCCTGGACTGAGCCGGTGAAGTACACGGAGGACGTGCTGCGGGAGGCGGTGCGCGGCGCCCGCAGCATGGCCGACGTGCTCCGGCACCTCGGCCTCCCGCTCAACGGCGGCGCGCACGCCCATCTGCGCCGGCGCATCGACGCGATCGGCATCGACACGTCGCACTTCCTCGGGCGGGCGCACCAGCGGGGGCGGGTCTCCCGGCGCCGGCGCACGCCCGAGGAGATCCTGGTACGCCGGGCCGTGGGCGCTCGACGCGCGCACCCGGACATGTTGCGGCGCGCGCTCGTCGAGACCGGCGCGGCCTACCGGTGCGCGGCCTGCGGGACCGGCGGCGAATGGCAGGGCAACCCGCTCACGCTGCACGTCGACCACGTCAACGGCGACTCCGCCGACTGCCGGCGGGAGAATCTGCGCTTCCTCTGCCCGAACTGCCACAGCCAGACCGGTACCTACGCCGGCCGCAACCGCCGGATCTTCGCGCCGGCCGTACCCGTCCCGCCCGGCACCACGCGTTTCCGCCTCGCGGACACCGGTGCGGTCACGGACGTGCTGACCCGGGTGGACCGCGGCGAGCTGACCGTGACCGCGGCCGCGCGACTGATCGGATGCCACCGCAACCACGTCTACCGGCCGCGGCGCCGCCTGCGGGACGAGGGCACCATGGCACCCACGGCCCGCCGCCGCCCGCGTGCCGAGGAGCACGCCGACCGGGTGATCGCCCACGCGCTGGCCCATCCCGACCTCGGACCGAAGTCGATCGCCCGGGAGCTGCGGGATCAGGGCTGCCCGGTGGCTCACGGCACGATATCCACCATTCTGCGGCGCGCCGGTCTCGCCACGATCAGGGACCGCCGACGGGCCGCGGCGTCGGTCTCCGGTGGGACCGAGCACCCGTTTCCGCCGGGCAGCCCGTAGACTCGCACCAGCCAGCGGGAGTGGCGGAATAGGCAGACGCGCGGGATTTAGGTTCCCGTGCCTTCGGGCGTAGGGGTTCAAGTCCCCTCTTCCGCACCATGTCTTCCGGCGCCATGTCTTCCGGCGCGACCGCTCTGGGTGCGCCCCCATTTCTCCTCCCGGCGCAGCAGGCCGGCCTGCCACTTCGGAGCGTCGGGCGGTGCTGACGCGCCGCCGTCGGCAGCGGCCAGAATGTTGAGGTGCTCCGGGGCGGGTTGCCGGGCGCGCCTAGCGTGGCGGGGGTGGAGCGGGAGGGGCTGCGGGCTCGGTTGGCGGAGCGGCTGCGGGCGTGGCGTGAGGAGATCATGACGAAGCCGGACCGGGAGGCGGTCCGGGACTTCATGAGCGAGTTCGTCCACGACTGGGGTGGCGAGGACGAGTTCCGGGCCGAGCTGCGGCGGGCGATGCGGCCCGATCCGTGGCGGATGGGCTATGTGTTGCGGTCGTTCGAGGCGTTCATGGCGGACCCGCCGCGGGACGGCACGCTGGCGTGGCTGGTGGAGGGCTACGGCAACTGGGGTGTCGACCACGGCACGGACGAGAAGTATCTCGAGATCCTCGACCGCCTCCTACGGATCCTGCGCGAGGAGTACGCCGGGGTGGCCTCGCCGCCCGGACCCGCGGCGGCGGGCTAGCGCCTGCGAGACGGCGTGCGGCCGGTTCGGCACCGCCGGGGAGGCGGCACGGCGCCTTCGGCTCGTGGAGCGGGACTCCGGCGGCGCGTTCGGTCGCCGGAGCCCGGTCGGGTTCGCCTAGGCGAGGACGTGCTCGATCTCCGGGGCCAGGAGCTGGTGGTCCGGGCGGGGTGGGAGGACGAGCTTGTAGCCGACCTGGCGGACCGTGCCGATCATGGATTCGTATTCGGAGCCGAGTTTGGCGCGGAGGCGGCGGACGTGCACGTCGACGGTGCGGTGGCCGCCGAAGTAGTCGTAGCCCCAGACCTCGCGCAGCAGCTGGTCGCGGGTGAACACCCGGCCGGGGTGCTGGGCGAGGAACTTGAGCAGCTCGAACTCCTTGTACGTGAGGTCGAGCGGCGCGCCCTTGAGCTTGGCGGCGTAGGTGGCCGGGTCGATGAGCAGTTCGCCGGCGGTGACCATGCCGTTGGTGCCGGCGGCCTGGGCGGTGCGGCGGGCGGTGACCAGCCGGAGGCGCGCCTCGATCTCGGCGGGGCCGGCGGTGACGAGCACCACGTCGTCGACGGCCCATTCGGCGGAGACCGCGGCGAGGCCGGCTTCGTCGACGATCGCGACGAGCGGGCTGGAGAGGCCGGTGGCGCGCAGCAGGCGGCAGGTGTCGCGGGCCTCGGCGAGGCCGGATCGGGTGCCGAGCCCGTGTGCGCCGTCGACCAGCACGACGTCCGGGTTGGGGCCGGTGATCAGCGCGGACACGTCGCGGGGTGCGACCCGCAGCGTGTGCGGGAGCAGGTCGAGCCCGGGGAGGACGCGCCGGGCGCGCTCGCCGGCGATGGCGGTCATCAGAAGGATCTCCACGGTGCCCTACCCCCGATGTTGTGCGGTCGGAAAGGCCAGATTCCAGCAGATTTGTTTCCGGGTGGATTCCGGGTGGGGAACACCACGTTTACCAGCCGAGATCACATCTGACGTGCGGTTGAGTCGTAACCGAACCGATCAAGATCAAGATATTCGGTATCGCCGCGACCTGGGGTACGGTCCGGTAGTGAGAGTCGAATGCCACTGGTGGAACGGGAACCGCACCCCGAAGGGTCGTCGCGACGTCTACATCCGGACGGACGGTTCCCGCTGGGAGGTCGAGGCGCAGATCGGCGG
This genomic window from Catenuloplanes niger contains:
- a CDS encoding energy-coupling factor ABC transporter ATP-binding protein gives rise to the protein MTEAPSLDVRDVTFAYPDGHRALDGVTLRVARGERVALLGPNGAGKTTLVLHLNGILGGGTGTVTVGGLTVTRDRTTLTEIRRRVGVVFQDPDDQLFLPTVAEDVAFGPANLGLRGADLQRRVDEALDAVGMREHRDRIPHHLSFGQRRRVAVATVLAMRPEILVLDEPSSNLDPASRRELADILRSLPVTVLMVTHDLPYALELCDRAVILDAGRITADAPTRTLLADTALLAAHRLELPYGFSVPAP
- a CDS encoding copper resistance CopC/CopD family protein, producing MSGMTAERRRRWAVLAALVLGALAVFVGPASPASAHAVLQRTTPATQSVVQTAPGDVKLTFSEGVSPVSGKIQVIAPNGDRVGGDPRAEGSTLIIPITADQRGTYLVSYRVISADSHPVSGAFTFSVGATSAVPALTDDGDETDPVVKNTIPVVKFLGYAGLVLVVGPVLVLLFLWPARLSRRVPARLVRAGLGLVAFSTLAALYLQAPYTSGGNILDAGGLGDVVASAFGTALLVRLGLLAAIAIMLRPILAERGDGGRSGENMVDLIVLAALGTAAVFTWPLTGHPSASPVAAVSVVVDAVHLVSMAVWLGGLVMLVGFLLRQASERELGAILPIWSRWAALAVSALLLAGVVNALIEIGTPAALTGTTYGRFILAKTALFAAVVGIAAYSRSLVRKRVTTENPGRIRTAVWAELAITVVVLGLTSVLVQQTPARTESENAALTDQGYFSVLVDSPLYTLQVELDPAKVGSNSMHLYAYEPGTTNLLKAEEWTTTAALPAAGIEPIDVPMLRVADNHAISEFQLPAAGTWEFKFTLRTTEIDQATVTVTVDVAS
- a CDS encoding energy-coupling factor ABC transporter permease, which gives rise to MDVEALHISNGVLNGPVSVAYAVLAAVAIAVCLANGRRDLEDRLVPMAGLVAAFIFAVQMLNFPVLPGVSGHLLGGALAAILVGPWVGALCVTIVITAQALFFADGGITALGPNITNMGLVSTAVAFGVTVLLLRVLPRTPTGLSVSVFVASVVSVVAASQSFVLQYALGGATELSGVGLTGVAAAMAGTHVLIGVGEGLISAATVATVARVRPDLVYALRSVKPRIGAVA
- a CDS encoding PDGLE domain-containing protein → MRKFVLAGLLTALLLAGVVSSFASSAPDGLDSASTRGCTTNADGEITGGTCMAQGAKEHELADSPLADYGVAGIDNAYLSTGLSGVVGVLLVFAVTGGIFWALRRSRR
- the bcp gene encoding thioredoxin-dependent thiol peroxidase; this translates as MTEAIRLTAGDPAPTFTLPTDTGDQLSLADLRGRKVILYVYPSAMTPGCTKQACDFRDSLASLTAAGYEVVGISPDTPAKLAKFREHDALTFPLVSDPDKQVLTAYGAYGEKKLYGKTVVGVIRSTFVIDEEGRIDRALYNVKATGHVAKLRKDLGLD
- a CDS encoding DsbA family protein, whose amino-acid sequence is MSSRKDQKQANRMVREQLAKEQRRRTTLWTSVAAAAVLLVAGIAGYGIFAAQRSGEVVTPAAATADGTGFAIGNGSVTIDIYEDFMCPACGQFESEAASTVDRLVDEGKVTVVYHPISILDRYSNGTNYSTRASGAAACAADGGKFTEYHKTLFDNRPEEGTSGLDDAKLISLGTTLGLGDDFTRCVEDGRYKTWSAQITDRASERGVTGTPTVYVAGTVLKDRSAAGLTSAVEAAVK
- a CDS encoding MauE/DoxX family redox-associated membrane protein — encoded protein: MQDRAGPWAGLVARLGLAAVWLYAGGAKVGDLAGSARAVNAYQLLPFDVAQVIGAMLPFVEVAVGLLLLAGLATRVSAVVSALLLMVFVAGIASAWARGLQIDCGCFGSGGQLAAGESPTYGWEIARDVGFVLLAGYLIVRPDSRFSVDRYLTR
- the cbiQ gene encoding cobalt ECF transporter T component CbiQ; protein product: MSPIHRLAPEVKIAATVAITVAVVATPREAVWAFAVHALVVVALAATARVPAGWLARRSLVEAPFVLLAVLMPFVVAGDRIEWHGLQLSVEGLYGGFNLLVKGTLGVLVALILAATTSTRDIIVGLDRLRCPPVLTQIATFMLRYLDVLVDEARRMRTARLARGDDPRFLWQLRGFASGVGALFLRAFERGERVYLAMLSRGYTGSLPQADGGGASVAQWAAAATVPLVAAGIAVGATILL
- a CDS encoding response regulator transcription factor, producing the protein MTAIAGERARRVLPGLDLLPHTLRVAPRDVSALITGPNPDVVLVDGAHGLGTRSGLAEARDTCRLLRATGLSSPLVAIVDEAGLAAVSAEWAVDDVVLVTAGPAEIEARLRLVTARRTAQAAGTNGMVTAGELLIDPATYAAKLKGAPLDLTYKEFELLKFLAQHPGRVFTRDQLLREVWGYDYFGGHRTVDVHVRRLRAKLGSEYESMIGTVRQVGYKLVLPPRPDHQLLAPEIEHVLA
- a CDS encoding HNH endonuclease; translation: MKYTEDVLREAVRGARSMADVLRHLGLPLNGGAHAHLRRRIDAIGIDTSHFLGRAHQRGRVSRRRRTPEEILVRRAVGARRAHPDMLRRALVETGAAYRCAACGTGGEWQGNPLTLHVDHVNGDSADCRRENLRFLCPNCHSQTGTYAGRNRRIFAPAVPVPPGTTRFRLADTGAVTDVLTRVDRGELTVTAAARLIGCHRNHVYRPRRRLRDEGTMAPTARRRPRAEEHADRVIAHALAHPDLGPKSIARELRDQGCPVAHGTISTILRRAGLATIRDRRRAAASVSGGTEHPFPPGSP